One Gossypium hirsutum isolate 1008001.06 chromosome A11, Gossypium_hirsutum_v2.1, whole genome shotgun sequence genomic window carries:
- the LOC107944293 gene encoding labd-13Z-ene-9,15,16-triol synthase, chloroplastic has translation MTNLYNKHTVLACEGWSWGCHAPEFAPLTAAALVIFCFAWWWWGMKFTKINPPLPPGPLGLPIIGNLPFIKPELHRYFSDLSRIYGPIFKLRMGSVFAIVINSPSLANEVLKVQDAIFANHDVPAAAVVGTFGGLNILWRPNGPGYNRLRKLVICEIMSKQSLDACYVLHRQEVRRMVKEIQGKVGSSVNIYQQLSATALRVIMCTLWGDTSPDLIEMRKRLDELIRTFAKPNVSDLFPILAPFDLQGIESKAKEQLSWFYGVFESMIKNRRKIEDDGKEKEKNSKDFMQQLLELHYQGDDKNSLSINEVKALLLDLMVAGTDTIPTIVEWEITELLRHPDKMTKLIEELDTVIGNQNMMEDSHIPQLVYLDAVIKETLRLHPVTPLLIPHVPSETTVIDGYIIPKGCKVFINAWVMQMDPELWDDPLRFQPERFLETDISYRGNNFRFFPFGLGRRMCVGVSLAEKMVALLLGSLGHSFEWGLPEGTKLSLEDKFGIFLKKKESLVAIPVARLLNLEQY, from the exons ATGACCAACTTATACAACAAGCACACAGTTCTTGCTTGCGAAGGCTGGTCATGGGGCTGCCATGCCCCTGAATTTGCTCCTCTTACGGCGGCGGCACTAGTAATTTTCTGCTTTGCATGGTGGTGGTGGGGTATGAAATTCACCAAAATAAACCCACCTCTACCACCTGGTCCTTTAGGCTTGCCTATAATAGGAAACCTTCCCTTCATTAAACCCGAATTGCACCGTTACTTTTCAGACCTGTCTCGGATCTATGGTCCCATCTTCAAACTTCGGATGGGGAGCGTGTTTGCAATAGTCATAAACTCGCCTTCACTTGCCAACGAGGTCCTCAAAGTTCAGGATGCCATCTTTGCTAACCATGACGTTCCAGCAGCCGCGGTCGTCGGCACATTTGGTGGACTCAACATCTTATGGAGACCCAACGGTCCTGGATACAACCGGCTGCGTAAGCTTGTTATTTGCGAAATCATGAGTAAACAAAGCTTGGATGCTTGCTACGTGCTTCATCGACAGGAGGTTCGACGAATGGTGAAGGAGATTCAAGGAAAAGTTGGTTCCTCAGTTAACATATATCAACAATTATCAGCAACCGCTCTACGAGTGATAATGTGCACGCTATGGGGTGATACATCGCCAGATTTGATTGAGATGAGGAAACGATTGGATGAACTTATAAGAACATTTGCAAAACCGAATGTTTCTGATCTTTTCCCAATTCTCGCCCCATTTGATTTACAAGGAATTGAATCCAAAGCGAAGGAGCAATTGTCGTGGTTTTATGGGGTTTTTGAATCAATGATAAAGAACCGAAGAAAAATTGAAGATgatggaaaagaaaaggaaaaaaatagcaAAGATTTTATGCAGCAATTGTTGGAGCTGCACTACCAAGGAGATGATAAAAACTCTTTATCCATCAACGAAGTGAAAGCTTTGCTTCTG GATCTGATGGTCGCCGGTACGGATACAATACCCACTATTGTAGAGTGGGAAATAACCGAACTATTACGCCATCCAGATAAAATGACGAAACTCATCGAGGAATTAGATACGGTGATCGGAAACCAGAACATGATGGAAGATTCTCATATACCTCAACTTGTCTACTTGGATGCTGTCATAAAGGAGACACTTCGTCTTCACCCGGTTACTCCATTGCTGATTCCCCACGTGCCCAGTGAGACCACTGTTATTGATGGATATATCATCCCTAAGGGTTGCAAGGTTTTCATTAATGCATGGGTCATGCAAATGGACCCTGAGTTGTGGGACGATCCTCTTCGGTTTCAGCCCGAGAGATTCTTGGAAACCGACATTAGCTATCGAGGCAACAATTTCAGGTTTTTTCCATTTGGTTTGGGGAGGAGGATGTGTGTTGGGGTTTCTTTGGCGGAGAAGATGGTAGCGCTGCTCTTGGGCTCTTTGGGGCACTCTTTTGAATGGGGATTGCCAGAGGGGACCAAGCTAAGTTTAGAAGATAAGTTtggaatttttttgaagaaaaaagaaTCACTTGTTGCTATACCCGTTGCACGACTTCTTAATTTGGAGCAATACTGA
- the LOC107923322 gene encoding cytochrome P450 76T24, with amino-acid sequence MSNIYNNLAVLACEGWSWGCIHAHGFAPLMATALAILFCAWWWWVMKNSKINPPLPPGPLGLPIIGNLPFIQPELHRYFLDLSRIYGPIFKLRLGRMIVIVISSPSLANEVLKDQDAIFANRDSPAAAVAGTFGGLDIAWRSNGPDYNRLRKLVMREIMSKQGLDACYVLRRREVRRMVKEIHEKVGSIVNIDEQLSATALRVMMSTLWGDDPSKLIGEERRSKDLFELRKRLDEFVKTFAAPNVSDLFPVLAPFDIQGIESKAKNHLSWFYGVFESVIKNRRNIGEDGREKEKVSKDFMQQLLDLHQRGNDKSSLSINEVKALLLDMMVGGTDTIPTTAEWAMTELLRHPDKMAKLVGELDMVVGNQDVVEECHIPKLIYLDAVIKETLRLHPVVPLLLPHVPSETSIIGGYTIPKDCRVFVNAWAMQRDPKLWEDPLRFQPERFLESDISYRGNNFRYFPFGSGRRICVGVSMAEKMVALLLGSLVHSFQWGLLEGTKPGLEDKFGIVLKKTESLVAIPIARLPNLEQYQ; translated from the exons ATGTCTAACATATACAATAACCTAGCAGTTCTTGCTTGCGAAGGCTGGTCATGGGGTTGCATCCATGCCCATGGATTTGCTCCTCTTATGGCGACGGCGCTAGCAATTTTATTCTGTGCATGGTGGTGGTGGGTTAtgaaaaattccaaaataaaccCGCCTCTACCACCTGGTCCTCTAGGCTTGCCTATAATAGGAAATCTTCCCTTCATCCAACCCGAATTGCACCGTTACTTTTTAGACCTGTCTCGAATCTACGGTCCCATCTTCAAACTTCGCTTGGGGAGAATGATTGTAATAGTCATAAGCTCACCTTCACTTGCCAACGAGGTCCTTAAAGACCAGGATGCCATCTTCGCTAATCGTGATAGTCCAGCAGCCGCCGTAGCCGGCACTTTTGGTGGTCTCGACATTGCATGGAGATCCAATGGCCCCGACTACAACCGACTGCGTAAGCTTGTTATGCGTGAAATCATGAGCAAACAAGGCTTGGATGCTTGCTACGTGCTTCGTCGACGTGAGGTACGACGAATGGTGAAGGAGATTCACGAAAAAGTCGGTTCCATAGTTAACATTGATGAACAATTATCAGCAACTGCTCTACGAGTGATGATGAGTACGCTATGGGGTGATGATCCATCAAAATTGATTGGAGAGGAACGACGAAGCAAGGATTTGTTTGAGTTGAGGAAACGGTTGGATGAATTTGTAAAAACATTTGCTGCACCGAATGTTTCTGATCTTTTCCCAGTTCTTGCCCCATTTGATATACAAGGAATTGAATCCAAAGCGAAGAATCATTTGTCGTGGTTTTATGGGGTTTTTGAATCAGTGATAAAGAACAGAAGAAACATTGGAGAAGATggaagagaaaaggaaaaagttAGCAAGGATTTTATGCAGCAATTGTTAGACCTACATCAGCGAGGAAATGATAAAAGCTCTTTATCCATCAACGAAGTCAAAGCTTTGCTTCTG GATATGATGGTCGGAGGAACGGATACAATACCAACTACTGCAGAATGGGCAATGACAGAATTGTTACGTCATCCAGATAAAATGGCAAAACTCGTTGGGGAATTAGATATGGTGGTTGGAAACCAGGACGTGGTGGAAGAATGTCATATACCTAAACTGATTTATTTGGATGCTGTCATAAAGGAAACACTTCGTCTTCACCCGGTTGTTCCATTGCTATTGCCTCACGTGCCCAGTGAAACCTCCATTATTGGTGG atatACTATCCCTAAAGATTGCAGGGTTTTCGTTAATGCATGGGCCATGCAAAGGGATCCTAAGTTGTGGGAAGATCCTCTTCGGTTTCAGCCTGAGAGATTCTTGGAATCCGACATTAGCTATCGAGGCAACAATTTCAGGTATTTTCCATTTGGGTCAGGAAGAAGGATTTGTGTTGGGGTTTCAATGGCGGAGAAAATGGTGGCGCTGCTCTTAGGCTCTTTGGTGCACTCGTTTCAATGGGGGTTACTGGAGGGGACCAAGCCTGGTTTAGAAGACAAATTTGGGATTGTTTTGAAGAAAACAGAATCCCTTGTTGCGATACCCATTGCACGACTTCCTAATTTAGAGCAATACCAATGA